In Candidatus Epulonipiscium viviparus, one DNA window encodes the following:
- a CDS encoding glycoside hydrolase family 3 protein: MTLKQKVGQLFIVGFDDTKINSHIENLIKDFNVGNVILFERNCKTPEQILKLIQNLQKLAIKYNGVPMFIGIDQENGMVTRIGEGVCTFPGNMAQANGATEEEIYQVAKYTGEMLEALGINYNLAPSLDINNNPNNPIIGIRSFGENPETVTNMGLACIKGFQDAGIISTAKHFPGHGDTAIDSHLTLPCIPHSKERLEKVELYPFKAAIDAGVKSIMTAHIIFPAYEPVYPATLSPLVLTNLLRQDLGFHNLIITDCMEMKAISDTYTTQQASVMAIAAGADIVCISHTEKLQREALEETLIQAEQNMKLQAKIDTAADRILSIKKVLNVDEYLKRNIADIANKLNPPAAIKLAKKISKNAIKVIEQGISLPIDPGKLLIIAPDSRGLTGVDGLWYIPNFASYAAEHVIADSIKLESDLSIKSINEIIQKSQIYDTIILCLYNAQFMHSQIELANKLLAEHNQVICIAMRNPYDINLLKNPQTTVQVFEYTPLSMDSLLKILFKVFVA; this comes from the coding sequence ATGACATTAAAGCAAAAAGTTGGGCAATTATTTATAGTAGGTTTTGATGATACAAAAATAAATTCGCATATCGAAAATTTGATTAAGGATTTTAATGTAGGAAATGTAATTTTATTTGAACGCAATTGCAAAACTCCAGAACAAATCTTAAAGCTCATCCAAAATTTACAAAAATTAGCTATAAAATATAATGGAGTTCCCATGTTTATTGGAATTGATCAAGAAAATGGAATGGTTACACGCATAGGAGAGGGGGTATGTACTTTTCCTGGCAATATGGCACAAGCCAATGGAGCAACCGAAGAAGAAATCTATCAAGTTGCAAAGTATACTGGAGAAATGTTAGAAGCACTTGGAATTAATTATAATTTGGCACCTAGCTTAGATATCAATAATAATCCGAATAATCCAATAATAGGCATTAGAAGTTTTGGTGAAAATCCAGAAACAGTCACTAATATGGGACTAGCCTGTATAAAAGGATTTCAAGACGCAGGTATAATTTCAACAGCAAAACATTTTCCAGGTCATGGCGATACTGCCATCGATTCTCATTTAACTTTGCCTTGTATTCCACATAGCAAAGAACGACTAGAAAAAGTGGAATTATATCCATTTAAAGCTGCAATCGATGCTGGAGTTAAAAGTATTATGACTGCTCATATAATTTTTCCAGCTTATGAACCGGTATATCCTGCCACACTTTCACCACTGGTATTAACTAATTTGCTACGACAAGATTTAGGATTCCATAATTTAATTATCACAGATTGTATGGAAATGAAAGCCATCAGTGACACATATACTACTCAACAAGCTAGTGTTATGGCAATAGCGGCTGGCGCAGATATAGTGTGTATAAGTCATACAGAAAAATTACAAAGAGAAGCTCTCGAAGAAACCTTAATACAAGCCGAACAAAATATGAAACTACAAGCTAAAATCGATACTGCGGCTGATCGTATTTTGTCAATCAAGAAAGTTCTGAATGTTGACGAATATCTAAAACGTAATATCGCAGACATTGCCAACAAGCTTAACCCACCTGCTGCTATAAAATTGGCAAAAAAAATTAGCAAAAATGCCATAAAAGTAATCGAACAGGGAATCTCATTACCTATAGATCCAGGAAAATTACTAATAATTGCACCTGATTCCAGAGGATTAACCGGAGTAGATGGTCTATGGTATATTCCAAACTTTGCTTCATATGCTGCTGAACACGTGATAGCAGATTCAATCAAGCTAGAATCCGATCTTTCCATAAAGTCAATAAATGAGATTATTCAAAAGAGTCAAATTTATGATACTATAATCCTGTGTTTATATAACGCACAGTTTATGCATTCTCAAATAGAGCTTGCCAATAAACTCCTTGCCGAGCACAATCAAGTAATTTGCATTGCCATGCGTAATCCATATGATATTAATTTACTAAAAAATCCACAAACAACGGTGCAAGTATTTGAATATACACCATTATCTATGGATAGTTTACTTAAAATATTATTTAAAGTTTTTGTGGCTTAA